A genomic window from Bdellovibrio sp. SKB1291214 includes:
- a CDS encoding acyl-CoA dehydrogenase family protein, whose protein sequence is MSDFWDEFAGKLKGAYEEAEKKRKSDFAMIKNLPGVIAYIKDLEGEELLLLLDQARKIKKRKNPKFPEINGDFYNTYDLLSEDEKAVITKVRSFMQSEVAPIVDEYWMKGEFPFQIIEKFKTLNICGLTYDKSFGGQQKSNLLEGMIGQEIARVDVSTCTFFGVHSGLAMNSIYMCGSDEQKRQFLPAMIKMEKIGAFALTEPEVGSAASMGLKTTCKRSGDHWTIRGEKKWIGNATFADHIIVWAKDVDDNQVKGFIVDRNTPGLETEKIEDKMALRIVQNAVIRLKDVKVPEERRLQNANSFKDTAKVLKATRAGVAWQAVGCARGAYEYTLKYTMDRRQFGRPISGFQMTQDLLSQMLSQLTAMQTMVSRLSQLQDEGRLADEQASLAKVFCTVGCRTITSMSRELMGANGILISNKVARFLGDAEALYSYEGTKQINSLVVGRAITGQSAFT, encoded by the coding sequence ATGTCTGATTTTTGGGATGAGTTTGCAGGGAAACTTAAAGGCGCCTATGAGGAAGCAGAAAAGAAACGCAAATCTGATTTTGCGATGATTAAAAATCTTCCCGGTGTGATTGCGTATATCAAGGATCTTGAAGGCGAAGAACTGCTTTTGCTTTTAGATCAAGCTCGTAAAATTAAAAAACGAAAAAATCCCAAGTTTCCTGAGATCAACGGTGACTTTTATAACACCTATGATCTTTTATCCGAAGATGAAAAGGCGGTGATCACTAAGGTTCGCAGCTTCATGCAATCCGAAGTAGCGCCCATAGTTGATGAATACTGGATGAAGGGGGAATTCCCTTTTCAAATCATTGAAAAATTTAAAACTCTGAATATCTGTGGTCTGACTTACGATAAATCTTTCGGTGGCCAGCAAAAATCAAACTTACTTGAGGGAATGATCGGACAAGAAATTGCGAGAGTCGATGTCTCCACATGCACGTTCTTTGGTGTTCACAGTGGTTTAGCGATGAATTCCATTTACATGTGCGGCTCTGACGAACAGAAACGTCAGTTCCTGCCAGCCATGATTAAGATGGAAAAGATAGGAGCTTTCGCACTCACAGAACCTGAAGTGGGATCTGCGGCGTCCATGGGTTTAAAAACAACCTGCAAGCGCAGTGGCGATCACTGGACGATCCGTGGTGAAAAGAAATGGATCGGGAACGCCACGTTTGCAGATCACATCATTGTGTGGGCTAAGGATGTTGACGACAATCAAGTGAAAGGTTTTATCGTTGACCGTAATACCCCAGGTCTTGAAACAGAAAAAATTGAAGACAAGATGGCTTTAAGAATAGTTCAAAATGCGGTCATTCGTCTGAAAGATGTTAAAGTTCCCGAAGAGCGTCGTTTGCAAAATGCCAATTCTTTTAAAGACACCGCAAAAGTTTTGAAAGCAACTCGTGCAGGCGTGGCATGGCAGGCTGTGGGTTGCGCAAGGGGAGCCTATGAATACACTTTAAAGTATACAATGGATCGTCGTCAGTTCGGCCGTCCTATCTCAGGTTTCCAAATGACCCAAGATTTGCTCTCCCAAATGTTATCTCAATTAACAGCGATGCAGACTATGGTATCACGTTTAAGTCAGTTGCAGGATGAGGGACGCTTGGCTGATGAGCAAGCCTCCCTCGCTAAAGTATTCTGTACTGTGGGCTGTCGAACGATTACCAGTATGTCTCGAGAGCTTATGGGAGCGAACGGGATTTTGATTTCCAATAAGGTTGCGCGGTTCCTGGGTGACGCTGAAGCGTTGTACTCTTACGAGGGAACAAAGCAGATCAACAGCTTAGTCGTGGGTCGTGCCATCACTGGGCAAAGTGCATTCACTTGA
- a CDS encoding cation:proton antiporter encodes MEHLPAFLTLVIVISVARFFGMIFRKLGQPSVMGEVLGGIVLGPSVIGYFFPGFTETVFHPESMVFLKHVAEIGITFYLFVMGLEIDLPRLRHSAKSAVLISQVSILFPFALGLLLAWQIFDQYAPAGIGHLEFSLFIGVSLSITAFPVLARILADSRFHKTSLGDLALTCAAIDDITAWCLVAVVTGLLKSSMGGAGLTIVLTAAYVLVMLFVVRPLIGKIIPRIEKSAERLPQAALAIVVLGALGSATITHLIGIHAFFGAFLFGAVIPHNSLIAKDVTDRLQDFVAILFLPAFFALTGVKTQVGLLASGEHWVLCLIIISLAILGKFGGAFAAAKISGNSTKDSTILGLLMNTRGLVELIVLNIGLSVGVLTPTLFTMLVIMALVTTFMTGPLLKWVDSKPTVGSSF; translated from the coding sequence ATGGAACATCTTCCGGCTTTCTTGACCTTGGTAATCGTTATCTCTGTAGCTCGTTTTTTTGGAATGATTTTCCGTAAGCTCGGGCAGCCTTCGGTCATGGGAGAGGTCCTAGGTGGTATCGTGCTGGGCCCTTCCGTCATCGGTTATTTTTTTCCCGGGTTCACAGAAACGGTTTTTCATCCTGAGTCCATGGTTTTTCTAAAGCATGTCGCAGAAATCGGTATTACCTTTTATCTGTTTGTGATGGGACTTGAGATTGACCTTCCAAGACTTCGTCATTCTGCCAAGTCGGCAGTCCTTATTTCTCAGGTAAGTATCTTGTTCCCATTTGCATTGGGCCTTTTATTGGCATGGCAGATTTTTGACCAGTATGCACCGGCAGGAATTGGTCACTTAGAATTTTCATTGTTCATTGGCGTATCACTTTCAATTACAGCTTTTCCAGTTCTTGCTCGAATCCTGGCAGACTCCAGATTTCATAAAACTTCGCTGGGGGATTTGGCCTTAACATGTGCCGCGATTGATGACATCACGGCGTGGTGTCTGGTTGCGGTTGTAACAGGATTGTTAAAATCCTCGATGGGTGGGGCAGGGCTCACAATTGTTCTAACAGCAGCCTATGTTTTGGTGATGTTATTCGTGGTGCGCCCCCTGATCGGAAAGATCATCCCGCGCATCGAAAAATCGGCGGAGCGTTTACCTCAAGCCGCTTTAGCAATCGTGGTGCTGGGAGCTTTAGGTTCTGCGACAATTACGCATCTTATAGGAATTCATGCTTTCTTTGGGGCCTTCCTGTTTGGAGCCGTTATTCCTCACAACAGTTTGATTGCAAAAGATGTTACAGATCGACTGCAGGATTTTGTGGCGATTTTATTTTTACCCGCATTTTTTGCACTAACGGGGGTGAAAACTCAAGTGGGATTACTTGCGAGCGGTGAACATTGGGTGCTTTGCTTAATAATTATTTCCCTTGCGATCCTCGGTAAATTCGGTGGTGCTTTTGCCGCCGCAAAAATTTCTGGAAACTCCACGAAAGATTCAACGATACTGGGACTTTTGATGAATACCCGCGGTCTGGTTGAGTTGATTGTTTTAAATATCGGTCTTTCCGTTGGAGTTTTGACACCGACCCTGTTTACAATGTTGGTGATTATGGCTCTCGTGACAACATTTATGACAGGTCCATTGCTTAAGTGGGTGGACTCAAAGCCTACTGTGGGATCTTCTTTTTAA
- a CDS encoding phosphatase PAP2 family protein: MLTLGLALPCFAENKSEYNAVDSIDGWDNFKSAATTDGKYFLIGGAALTGALLLTRDNFSDQFQADLAKNKPLGSTSNFGDLMGKQIPNFIYAGAMATTGFFNNDSDAIRNASGMMYATVYAGLTTTVLKKMVKEERPNKSEVHDSFPSAHTASAFAFASYVGCRHSLPWGIAAYSLATFVGVSRMNDNAHYLHDVVAGAAIGGAFGLGTCQAENKRIEAITKAKSDVQSSWYVVPSDGGLVGGIGISY; the protein is encoded by the coding sequence TTGCTCACTCTGGGCTTGGCTTTGCCGTGTTTTGCGGAAAATAAATCAGAATACAACGCCGTAGACAGCATCGATGGTTGGGATAATTTTAAAAGTGCTGCGACAACCGATGGTAAGTATTTTCTAATCGGTGGTGCTGCCTTAACGGGTGCGTTGCTTTTGACTCGCGATAATTTCAGCGATCAGTTTCAAGCCGACCTTGCGAAAAATAAACCACTGGGTTCGACATCAAATTTTGGTGATTTGATGGGTAAGCAAATTCCCAATTTTATTTATGCAGGTGCCATGGCCACGACGGGATTTTTCAATAACGACAGCGACGCCATCAGAAACGCCTCAGGCATGATGTACGCGACGGTGTATGCGGGCCTGACCACGACTGTTTTAAAAAAGATGGTCAAAGAGGAGCGCCCCAATAAATCGGAAGTCCACGATTCTTTTCCCTCGGCTCATACTGCTTCAGCCTTTGCATTTGCTTCTTATGTTGGTTGCCGCCATTCATTGCCTTGGGGCATCGCTGCCTATTCGTTAGCGACTTTTGTGGGTGTCAGCCGCATGAATGATAATGCTCATTATCTGCACGACGTGGTAGCGGGCGCTGCAATTGGTGGAGCATTTGGGCTTGGAACCTGCCAAGCAGAGAACAAACGCATCGAGGCTATCACAAAAGCTAAATCAGACGTTCAGTCTTCGTGGTATGTCGTACCCAGCGACGGCGGTCTTGTTGGTGGAATCGGAATCAGTTACTAA
- a CDS encoding response regulator has product MPISPQQQFCALILDDQIDSTMVLKTMMEHRGFKCYHALTAEEATKRIEEVLPHLLIVDVTLGPESSGVDWLIEVRKGPFKFIPAVMLTGSGDQETVKNSMQLGILDYVIKPANASIMDKKITSWLSRLKDSIYNLEAEEAPLDIEASFDMQILAISETGLCVSGVISNSEPLSFNKVSSPFFEGIDVAQPQRITFLNYEKSPSSSGGSQNPIRNFCQVSGWTEPDFKRIRLWIRSNHLGRNF; this is encoded by the coding sequence ATGCCAATTAGTCCTCAACAACAATTTTGCGCTCTGATCTTAGATGATCAGATTGATAGCACTATGGTTTTAAAGACCATGATGGAGCATCGGGGCTTCAAGTGCTATCACGCTTTAACAGCCGAGGAAGCGACCAAACGGATCGAAGAAGTCTTACCACACCTTTTGATCGTCGATGTGACCTTAGGCCCTGAATCAAGCGGCGTTGACTGGTTGATTGAGGTTCGCAAAGGGCCCTTTAAATTTATTCCGGCAGTGATGCTAACGGGATCTGGAGACCAAGAGACAGTTAAAAATTCTATGCAGCTTGGTATCTTGGATTATGTTATCAAACCCGCTAATGCTTCGATCATGGATAAAAAGATCACCTCATGGCTTTCACGCCTTAAAGACAGCATTTATAACCTGGAAGCGGAGGAAGCTCCATTAGATATCGAAGCCTCTTTCGATATGCAAATTTTGGCGATCAGTGAAACTGGATTATGTGTATCGGGTGTGATCTCAAATTCCGAACCCCTGTCGTTCAATAAAGTCTCTAGTCCCTTTTTTGAAGGGATCGATGTCGCGCAACCTCAAAGAATTACTTTTCTAAATTATGAAAAAAGCCCGTCGTCATCGGGCGGCAGTCAAAATCCGATTCGAAACTTCTGCCAAGTCAGTGGTTGGACAGAACCCGATTTTAAGCGCATTCGACTTTGGATTCGCAGTAATCATCTCGGGAGGAACTTTTGA
- a CDS encoding response regulator yields the protein MSSGKSLVIIVEDAPDQVQLLSGYLRAQSQDTDILSAPTVKQAIELISKTQPKMVILDLVLEDGSGEEVLKYVKETQPQVPVLIVTGDRSEETLARLFDAGAHDYITKPVDDLIFRSKARSLLSSRYISPLNFLGRRDGLGMLQVRADLKVIKLNETEAVFISSFHLAPGGLFFVTFKQATFQVRVRNYSPVPGKGTFRIECQVVPKSMTNPVDLRRAIYTSKLK from the coding sequence TTGAGCTCCGGAAAATCTTTGGTTATTATTGTTGAAGATGCTCCTGATCAAGTGCAATTGCTTTCGGGATATTTGCGAGCACAAAGCCAAGACACTGATATTTTAAGTGCGCCGACGGTTAAGCAAGCCATTGAGCTGATTTCTAAAACCCAACCCAAAATGGTGATCCTGGATTTGGTATTGGAAGACGGCTCGGGTGAAGAAGTTTTAAAATATGTCAAAGAAACGCAGCCCCAAGTTCCAGTGCTGATCGTGACCGGTGACCGCAGCGAAGAAACTCTTGCAAGACTCTTTGATGCTGGAGCTCATGACTACATCACAAAGCCTGTCGATGATCTGATCTTTCGTTCCAAGGCAAGATCGCTTTTAAGTTCCCGATACATCTCTCCCTTAAATTTTTTAGGACGACGTGATGGATTAGGAATGCTTCAAGTGCGTGCAGACTTAAAAGTTATTAAGCTCAATGAAACAGAAGCCGTCTTTATTTCTTCCTTTCACCTAGCACCAGGCGGATTGTTCTTTGTGACTTTCAAGCAAGCCACGTTTCAAGTGCGGGTTCGTAACTATTCCCCGGTGCCAGGTAAAGGAACGTTTCGTATTGAATGCCAAGTCGTTCCTAAAAGCATGACCAACCCCGTGGATCTGCGCAGAGCCATCTATACGAGTAAGCTCAAATGA
- a CDS encoding Hpt domain-containing protein, protein MKSDIIDKVVWEGLREFEKNEEMPGFFLNLLGATLTASRTQMDGLLKAIDDSEAKRVHYYAHTLKSSCASLGALNLAKTLGEIEAAALQKPAVIRQDLIPSVRSVFDQFLQEIQNEYNRLSL, encoded by the coding sequence ATGAAATCAGACATCATTGATAAAGTAGTGTGGGAGGGCCTTCGTGAGTTTGAAAAAAACGAAGAGATGCCTGGATTTTTCTTAAACCTACTTGGAGCCACGTTAACAGCTTCAAGAACTCAAATGGATGGTTTACTGAAGGCCATCGACGACAGTGAAGCAAAACGCGTTCATTATTATGCACATACATTGAAATCGAGTTGCGCCTCTTTAGGTGCCCTGAATCTTGCAAAAACGCTGGGAGAAATTGAAGCAGCAGCTTTACAAAAACCGGCTGTGATTCGCCAAGATCTTATTCCCTCGGTTCGCAGTGTGTTTGATCAATTCCTGCAAGAAATCCAAAACGAGTACAACAGGCTATCCCTTTAG